From the genome of Chrysiogenia bacterium:
CAATCGGTGGGGGAAGCGTTACAAGGACTTTGCTTTGTTCAGCACCGACTCAAAGATCTTCCTTGCGTCGGCGCTCTCGGTCTGCGTCTCGGTGGCGTGCTCGGCGTGGGGCATCATGCCGAAGACGTTGCGGCCGGCATTGCAGACGCCCGCAATGTTCTCGAGCGAGCCGTTGGGGTTGTGGCGCTCGTCGACTTCGCCTTTGGGTCCGCAGTAGCGCACCATCACCTGCCCCTCGCCGTTGATGCGGGCCAGGGTTTCCTGATCGGCGTAGTAACAGCCATCGCCGTGCTTGATGGGCACGCGGATGACGTCGCCTTCCTTGCAGGTGGAGAAGAACGGATTGTCGGTGTTCTCGACCCGCAGGTGCCAGGGAGCGCAGACGAACTTGAGGTCGCGGTTGCGAACCAGCACGCCCGGCAGCAGCCCCGTCTCGCAGAGGATCTGAAAGCCGTTGCAGATGCCGATTACCAGCCCGCCGCGCTCGGCGTGGCGAACCACCTCGTTCATCACGGGCGAGAACTTGGCCATCGCGCCCGTGCGCAGGTAATCGCCGTAGGAAAAACCACCCGGCAGAAACACCACGTCGGCGCCGCGCAGGTCGGTATCCTTGTGCCAGATAAGCTCGCCATCGCAGCCGAGCACATCGCGCGCCACGTGCAGCGCGTCGCGGTCGTCATTGGAGCCGGGGAACTGGATGATGCCGAATTTCATATTCCCAAATCGTTTCTGTTGCCCGTAGGGGCGGGGTCTACCCGCCCGCATTTCCCGTCGGCGTCTTGGTCAAAGAGGGCGAGTAGACCCCGCCCCTGCTACTCTTCGATTTCAAATCGGTAGTCCTCGACAATCAGGTTCGCCAGGAGCTTCTCGCACATTTCCTTGACGCGGATCTCGGCCTCGCCGGGGGTGAGGCCCTTGAGCTCGATGGTCAGGTACTTGCCCATGTGGACTTCGCCGGCCTCTTTGTAACCGAGCGAGTGGAGCGATCCCTCAATGGCCTTGCCCTGGGGATCGAGGACGCCCTGGCGGGGAGTGATATAGATCTTTGCCTTCACGAGTTGTCCTTTGCGTGGCTCCCTGCGGGGCCTCTTTTACTTGGCGCCCAGCACGGCCTTGTGCACGCGGGCGTAGGCCTGCTCCACGTTGCCCAGGTCGCGGCGGAAACGGTCCTTGTCGAGCTTCTCGCCCGTCTTGGCATCCCACAGGCGGCAGCCATCGGGAGTGATCTCGTCGGCCAGGTAAATCTTGTTGCCGACGCGGCCGTATTCGAGCTTGTAGTCCACCAGCGTGATGCCGAGCTTCTTGAACATCTTGATGAGGATCTGGTTGATCTTCAGCGCGGACTCGTGGAGGTAGAGCATTTCCTTCTGCGTGGCCCAGCCCATGCCGACGGCCATGTCGCGGCCGATGAACGGGTCGCCCTGCGGGTCGCTCTTGTAGCAGAACTCCACGACCGGGCGCTTGAGCACGAAGCCCTCGTCGATGCCCAGGCGCTTGGCGGCGCTGCCGGCGACGATGTTGCGGACAATCACTTCCACCGGGATGATGTCGACCTTGCGCACGAGCTGCTCGCGATCGGAAAGGCGGCGAATGTAGTGCGTCGCAATGCCGAGCTTTTCGAGGCGCTCCATGATCGCGGCCGAGATTTCGTTGTTGAACATTCCCTTGTCGAGAATGGTGCCCTTCTTGGCGGCGTTGAACGCGGTGGCGTCATCCTTGAAGTAGCAGATGAGCGCCTTGGGATCGCTGGATGCATAGAGCGTCTTGCTCTTGCCCTCGTAGAGCTTCTTGCCGCGCTTGGGCGCCTTCGGCGTTTTCTTTGTGGCAGCCTTCTTTTTTGCAGGCTTCTTCGCAGCGGGCTTCTTCACGGACTTCTTCGGGGCTTTCTTCGTGGTCTTCTTGCGGGTGGCCATGAGAATTTTTGCTCCTGTGTGTTCTGGTTTTAGCCAAATACGCGCTGAAAAATCGTCTCGACGTGCTTGGTGTGATAGCTCTCGTCGAAGCAGTCACGGATTTCCTGTTCGCTGAGGTTCCCGGTCACGTCCTTGTCATCGAGCAACTGATCGATGAGCTGGCCGCGGCTCTCCCAGGCGGCCATGGCGCAGCGCTGAACGATGGCGTAGCTCTTCTCGCGGGAGAGGCCGCCCTTGGTGAGCGCCAGCAGCACGCGCTGGGAATTGTGCAGCCCGCCCGAGCTGTCGAGGTTCTCCTGCATGCGTTCGGGGTAGACGGTCAGCTTGTCCATCATGCCCGTGAGCCGTCCGAGGGCGAAGTCGCAGGTGACGGTGGCATCGGGAGCGATCACGCGCTCGACCGAGCTGTGGGAGATGTCGCGCTCGTGCCAGAGCGCCACATTCTCGAGCGCGCTGTGGGAGTAGCCGCGCAGCAGGCGCGCAAGGCCCGTCAGGTTCTCGCTGAGCACGGGGTTGCGCTTGTGGGGCATGGCGGAGCTGCCCTTCTGCCCCTTGTGGAAGAATTCCTCGGCTTCGCGCACTTCGGTGCGCTGGAGGTGGCGGACTTCCACGGCAAGATTCTCGATGGATGCGCCGATGAGCGCGAGCACCTGGAAGAACTCGGCATGACGGTCGCGGGCGACGACCTGCGAGGAAACCGGATCGGGCTTGAGCCCCAGTTTCTGGCAGACGTATTCCTCGACGCTCGGGTCGATGTTGGCGAAGGTGCCCACCGCGCCCGAGACCTTGCCCGCGCCGATGCGGTCGTTCGCCCAGTAGAGGCGCTGGCGGTGGCGCTTGAATTCGCTGTAGTGGCGGGCCAGCACCAGGCCGAAGGTCGTCGGCTCGGCGTGGATGCCGTGGGAGCGACCGATCATCAGGGTGTTCTTGTGTTCGATGGCGCGGCGCTGGAGGACCTGCAACAGCTCGTCGAGGTCGTCGAGCAGAATCTCGCCGGCCTGGTGGAGCTGCTTGGCAAGGCAGGTGTCGAGCACGTCGGAGCTGGTCATTCCAAGGTGCAGGTAGCGCGCTTCGTCGCCGAGTTCTTCGGCAACCGCCGTGAGGAAGGCAATGACGTCGTGGCGCACTTCGCGTTCGATCTCGTCGGAACGCTCGACCACGCGGGCGGCGACGTGACGGGGCGAGCCGTTGCCGCGATGCTCGACGACCTTCTTCTCGTCGGCCGCCTTGCGCAGGCGCTCGCTCACGCCCGCGGGTACGACGCCGAGCTTTTCGTTGGCCTCGCAGGCCAGCAGCTCGATTTCGAGCCAGAGATAGAATTTATGACCCGGCTCCCAGATTTGGACCATCCGGGGGCGGCTGTAGCGTTCAATCACGTGGGACAGACCTTATAAAGAGAAGACCCCGCTGGGTCTGCGCTGTGCGCTCAGCGCTACTTTTACGTCTGCTCGGCCCGCTGCGTCAAGCGCTGCGCGGGTCTGCTGCAGGGCGAATTTGGGCGTGTTGTTGGTTTCCGAGAGATGGGCCAGCACGACCTGCTGGAGGGCGTCTCCGCTGGCTGCCAGCTCGGCGACGAGCTGCGCGCAGGCCCGGTTGGACAGGTGCCCGTAATCGCCCGCCACCCGGCGCTTGAGGAACTCGGGGTAGGGGCCCTTGGCGAGCATGTCCTCATCGTGGTTGGACTCGATGCTCAGCAGCTCCACGCCGCCCAGAATTTCCACGAAGTCGGCAGGCACGTGGCCCAGGTCAGTCAGGTGGGCAGCCCGTCGTCCCTGGTACTCGAAGAGAAATCCGCAGGTCCCGGCCGCGTCGTGGGGCACGGGGATGGGGGTGATCTCCAGCTCGCCGATCTCGAGGATCTCGCCGTCGGCAAAGACCTTGGGTTCGCGCCCGGTCTGGTTGCGCAGCTTGAAGCCCGTGCGATGGCAGACCAGGTCGCTGGCATGGACCTGCAGCTCGAGCGCGCCGGCAAGGCGCGGCACGCCGGCGATGTGGTCGCCGTGGTCGTGGGAGAGAAGAATCGCATCAAGGCGCGCCGGATCGGCGCCGACGCTTTGAGCGCGGCCGCGGACCATCTTCACCGAGATGCCGCAGTCGATCACCACGGCGGCATCGCCTGCCTGCACCCACACGCAGTTGCCTTTGGAGCCCGATGCCAGCAGACACAGGCTCAGCGGCCCACCGGGGGCGGAGAATTCCGCGCTTTCGTGTACCTGTGACTCCACGGCTGCTCCCTATCACGGCGCGCCCACACCCGGCAAAGAGCCTGCCACGTGGTTGTGACGGGGCGTGACACGCTCAGTTCTTTCGCCAGCGGAGCTCCACGTAGACCGGGCTGTGGTCGGAGCCAAGGCTCGGCCCCACCTCGCGGTGGGTGGTCACCAGATCGGGGGAATGGAGCACGTGGTCGATGGGGATGCGCATCAGCCCGCAGGTATCGCACCAGGTGGGCTGGATGCCGAAGCCCCGTTGGGAGTTTTCGAGCCTGCCGACTTCCAGCAACCGCGCGAAGGCCTCCGACCAGGGCGTCGCATTGAGGTCCCCGGCGACGATCACGGGGACACTCTCGCGGCCCGCCCACTCGGCGACTTCCCGCAGGTATTCACTGCGCGCGCGGGCATTGATGGTACTGGTGGGCGGTGTCGGATGTGCGGCCATGAGCGCAACCTCCCGGCCCTGCCAGACAAAGCGCACGTCGGCCGCGGGAATGTTCCAGTGGGTGAAGTGCTGGATCGATGCGCGGGCCCCCGGAATCGCGGAGAGCACGGCGAGATCAAAGGTGTCGTTGCGCTCGGTGTGCGCGACGAGCTCATAGCCCGGCGCTTCGAGGTGGTCCTGCCACGCGCTCCGGCGGGTCTCCAGCAGGACGACGATATCGGGCCGGCGTTTCTGAATCTGTTCAAGGATCGCGGCGATATTTTCCTGCGAATTTCCCGCGAAGACGTTGAACGCGAAGACCCGCAGCGGCGGTTCGCTCATGTCGCTTGCCGCGCCGGGGCCAATCCAAAGCGGGACCAGCAGCGCGGCATTGACCCCGGTGAGAACTGCCGCGCCCGCGAGCCAGCGCCAATGGCGCAGCAGTGCGAGGCCGGCAGCAAGAAGAAGCCCGACGGCCGCATACTGGGCGCGGAAATGGGCGAAGAGATCGAGAAACCAGTGTATTCGCCCCAGAAACCCCAGCAGCGTGGCCAGCGCCAGCCAGATGAGCGACGCGGCCAGCAGCAGTGACGCAGCCCTGCGCGCGGGACTCGGGGGATTTTCGGAATCGTGCTGCATTGCACCTGCAGAGTAACCAGTTGCGGTTCAATCGCCATCAACCCTTCCGCCATCGGCCGGGGTCTACTAGGCTGAGGCTCGCGTTGGACGCCGCAGCTTTATAGGGGAAATGTCTTGAATCGGGTGCACCGAATTCTGCTCGCCATGGGAATGCTCGCTGTTCTGGTTTCGACCGGGGCGTGCCGTCGTCTGCCGGTGCGGCTGGTTGCGGCCGATCAGAGCGCGGGTCCGGCCGAGCGGCTGGCTTCCTTCCGGGAGGGCGGCGACGGCATCCTCGTGCTGGCGGGCAGGGGGCTCTCCGACCCGCTGCCTCCCGACTCGGAACTGGCGCTTCGCGCCGCTGCCGAGGCGGGCTTCGACGGTGTGTGGATTGAGGTCCAGCGCTCGGCCGACGGCGAGCCCGTGGTCTATGGCGCCAGCCAGCTCGAAGAGCTGACCGAGGGCGAGGGACCCGTGGAGGCCCTTGCGCTGGCCGAGCTGGAGACGCTGACCCTCAAGGGGCCCGAAGATCTCCCTGCGTCCCGTCTGCTGCCGCTGGAGCGCGCTCTGGGGCTCTTTGCCGAGCGCCTGATCGTCTGGGTCTACGTCCCCTCCACCGGGCACAAAGCAGCCGAGCTGGCCGTGCGGGTGGGCGAGCTGATCGAACAGAGCAACCTCTCGGGCACGGTGGTCCTGGAGACCGATTCGCCGGTGATCGCCGCCGGAATGAAGAAGGTTCAGCCAGATCTCGCCCTCGCGGTGCGCGGGGACGGCTCGCGCAAGTTCGAGAAGCTCATGGCCGATTCCCTCGGCGCTTCGCCCTGGCCGGTCACCCTGAGCCTCAGTGCCGCTGAGCTGGGCCATGCGGGCGGCTGGCGGCGCCAGTACCGCTCCCTGGCCGTCTGGGGCCTCTCCAGCGAGGAAGACCACTACCGGGCCATCTCGGTCGGGGCCAATGCGCTGCTCAGCGACGCGCCGGTGGCCGGGCTCAGCCTGGTGCGCGGCGGTCGCAGGCGCCCCTGATTTCTCCCCCCGTCCTGTCAGATAAATTCGTTCCGACCGCAACTGACCGGTTGAGCGGGCGAGTCCCCCCGTGGTAGAGTCCCGGACCTCAATCGATTCAAAACAGCTTGCGCGCCGGGGTCCGAAGAGGGAGCCGCGCAACAGGGAGCGTTTGCCCATGTGTTTTCGCGATATCTTGATTCGTGTCCTCTCGGTGGCCTTGCTGGCCTCCGCCCTTGCCACGGCGCCGGCCACGCGCGCAAGCGCCTTCGACCGTCCCCATGATCCGGTGATCCTCTCGGGCGATACGCTCAAGGCGCTCTACGGCCGGAAGATTCCCAGCCTGCGCCTGATGGCGGTCAGGGACGGGAAGCTCGTCACCATCCCCTTCCAGGTCGACAAGCGCGATCCCGACAACGAGTACATGACCCCCGGGGCGAAGATTCCCCAGGACATCATCGATGCCACGGACTTCGACGCCCGCAGCGAGGCGGAAAAGCGCGCCGAGCGCATCGAGGATTTCGAGGACGACCTGAGCGACTTCGAGAAAGCCGTGAAGAAGGGCAAGCTGGCCCAGAGTGAGCTCGAGGAGAAGCGCAAGGCCGCCTACTGGGTCGAGAAGATCGATGAGCTCGACTACAACGACGAGCTCGCCTTCATGGGCCGCGACGCGGGCGATGCGTTGCCGGTCTCCAAGTGGCCGGTCAAGGACGGCATCGAGCTGATCCTGGAAGACCCGATCAAGAAAGAAACCGCCTACGTCTACCTGTTCAACTTCGCCGCCAATGCCCCGGCGCTCAGCGAAGCGGACTACGTGCGCTACGAGGCCAAGAAGGACCGCACCGAGTCCGACAAGGCCATTGTTGATTTCGTCGACGACAAGCCGATGATCATCGAAGAGATTTATGGCAAGAAGGCCGACGGTTCGCTCATGGAGAACTTCGTCGACCGCTTCAAGCTGCGCATCCACATGCGTGTGAAACCCTTCTTCTGCGCGGGCCTGGACTTCAACGAGAACAATACCAAGTCCTTTACCGTGGGCTACATCGACGGCCCGGTGCGCGTCATTCGCCGCAACATCTTCTGGATCACCATCGCCGGCATCAAGCTGCCCGGCATTCCCAAGGCGACGATCTATTACATCTTCTATGAGCACGGCATGGTGGGTCCGACGAAGATCAACAACCCCATTGACCCGAGCCTGGTGCTCTGCGACGGCAGTTATTTCCGCGCGGGCATGGACCTGCGCAAGGTGGCGCACGGCACGCACCTGTATACCGAGGACAATCCCGACGGGCTGACCATCGATGGAAAGCTCACCAAGCACGAAGAAGGGCTAATCCGTCGCGACCAGGCCTGGCTGGGCGCCTACCAGCCCGACCGGCGCTTCGGCTTCGTAGCGCGCATGACCTACGACGAGATCCTGCGCGAGAAGGGGGCCACCATGGACCTCTACTTCCGCGAAGATCCCACCGAGGAAGACGAGCCCGAGAGCGAACCGGGCACCCTGTTCGTGGGGTATGAGATGGACATGAAGCGCTTCCCCAAGGGCGAGTTCAACCTGGCCTTCTACATCTACCTGGGCCCGAACATGGAGAGCGGGGACGAGCGCAGATTCCTGGAGATCCTCGATCACCCGATCAAGGTGAAAGCGAACTCGCTGCAATAAGAGTTTTGGCCGCAGAGGGCACAGAGCTCACGGAGGTCAGAAATTTGACCGCGGATGAACGCAGATCAACGCGGATTCAGAGCAAGGCAGAACCAAAACAGGATGCACAGGATGAGCAGGCTTTAGAGATTGATCCTGCCAATCCTGTGCATCCTGTTTAATTTTACCCCTTTCTTCTGTCTTGATCAGCGTCTATCCGCGTTCATCCGCGGTCGATT
Proteins encoded in this window:
- a CDS encoding MBL fold metallo-hydrolase, with amino-acid sequence MESQVHESAEFSAPGGPLSLCLLASGSKGNCVWVQAGDAAVVIDCGISVKMVRGRAQSVGADPARLDAILLSHDHGDHIAGVPRLAGALELQVHASDLVCHRTGFKLRNQTGREPKVFADGEILEIGELEITPIPVPHDAAGTCGFLFEYQGRRAAHLTDLGHVPADFVEILGGVELLSIESNHDEDMLAKGPYPEFLKRRVAGDYGHLSNRACAQLVAELAASGDALQQVVLAHLSETNNTPKFALQQTRAALDAAGRADVKVALSAQRRPSGVFSL
- the purS gene encoding phosphoribosylformylglycinamidine synthase subunit PurS, which produces MKAKIYITPRQGVLDPQGKAIEGSLHSLGYKEAGEVHMGKYLTIELKGLTPGEAEIRVKEMCEKLLANLIVEDYRFEIEE
- the purQ gene encoding phosphoribosylformylglycinamidine synthase subunit PurQ, coding for MKFGIIQFPGSNDDRDALHVARDVLGCDGELIWHKDTDLRGADVVFLPGGFSYGDYLRTGAMAKFSPVMNEVVRHAERGGLVIGICNGFQILCETGLLPGVLVRNRDLKFVCAPWHLRVENTDNPFFSTCKEGDVIRVPIKHGDGCYYADQETLARINGEGQVMVRYCGPKGEVDERHNPNGSLENIAGVCNAGRNVFGMMPHAEHATETQTESADARKIFESVLNKAKSL
- a CDS encoding adenylosuccinate lyase; this translates as MIERYSRPRMVQIWEPGHKFYLWLEIELLACEANEKLGVVPAGVSERLRKAADEKKVVEHRGNGSPRHVAARVVERSDEIEREVRHDVIAFLTAVAEELGDEARYLHLGMTSSDVLDTCLAKQLHQAGEILLDDLDELLQVLQRRAIEHKNTLMIGRSHGIHAEPTTFGLVLARHYSEFKRHRQRLYWANDRIGAGKVSGAVGTFANIDPSVEEYVCQKLGLKPDPVSSQVVARDRHAEFFQVLALIGASIENLAVEVRHLQRTEVREAEEFFHKGQKGSSAMPHKRNPVLSENLTGLARLLRGYSHSALENVALWHERDISHSSVERVIAPDATVTCDFALGRLTGMMDKLTVYPERMQENLDSSGGLHNSQRVLLALTKGGLSREKSYAIVQRCAMAAWESRGQLIDQLLDDKDVTGNLSEQEIRDCFDESYHTKHVETIFQRVFG
- a CDS encoding phosphoribosylaminoimidazolesuccinocarboxamide synthase — encoded protein: MATRKKTTKKAPKKSVKKPAAKKPAKKKAATKKTPKAPKRGKKLYEGKSKTLYASSDPKALICYFKDDATAFNAAKKGTILDKGMFNNEISAAIMERLEKLGIATHYIRRLSDREQLVRKVDIIPVEVIVRNIVAGSAAKRLGIDEGFVLKRPVVEFCYKSDPQGDPFIGRDMAVGMGWATQKEMLYLHESALKINQILIKMFKKLGITLVDYKLEYGRVGNKIYLADEITPDGCRLWDAKTGEKLDKDRFRRDLGNVEQAYARVHKAVLGAK
- a CDS encoding endonuclease/exonuclease/phosphatase family protein, which translates into the protein MQHDSENPPSPARRAASLLLAASLIWLALATLLGFLGRIHWFLDLFAHFRAQYAAVGLLLAAGLALLRHWRWLAGAAVLTGVNAALLVPLWIGPGAASDMSEPPLRVFAFNVFAGNSQENIAAILEQIQKRRPDIVVLLETRRSAWQDHLEAPGYELVAHTERNDTFDLAVLSAIPGARASIQHFTHWNIPAADVRFVWQGREVALMAAHPTPPTSTINARARSEYLREVAEWAGRESVPVIVAGDLNATPWSEAFARLLEVGRLENSQRGFGIQPTWCDTCGLMRIPIDHVLHSPDLVTTHREVGPSLGSDHSPVYVELRWRKN